The following proteins come from a genomic window of bacterium:
- a CDS encoding type II secretion system F family protein, which produces MATYAYAVRDASGALHKGQAEAETIEILRNRLKEQGFEVQDLKAIKGKRKSAGFGRIKLNDLALFCRQFSTMMDAGVSLIRSMDVLSRQNENPKLRRVLVEVGERIEGGETLSRALARYPKAFSNLFVGLVRAGEVSGTLEESLQRLSQFLESDVALRRKVKAAMTYPVIVVVVALSIVMGLVMFVVPSFFKLFSDLGMREEQFPATTKFLVDLSHFLTSKWWVVIIAIIIFVMAYKAFANTTFGRRTVDRLKLKMPVFGKLHHRICLARFSRTLGTLMAAGVPILQAMETVAGMLGNAVLADAILEARARIREGDRIGVPLEKSKMFPPMVVHMIGVGEESGSLDFMLQKIADYYEAEVEAMLASLTAAIEPLLIVVLGFMVGFIVISMFAPMLSVITELSK; this is translated from the coding sequence ATGGCGACCTATGCTTATGCAGTAAGAGATGCTAGTGGGGCTCTCCACAAAGGCCAGGCCGAAGCGGAGACCATTGAGATCCTACGAAACCGGCTTAAAGAGCAAGGGTTTGAAGTTCAGGATCTGAAGGCCATCAAAGGAAAACGAAAATCCGCTGGATTTGGGAGGATCAAGCTCAATGACTTGGCGCTTTTCTGCCGCCAGTTTTCGACCATGATGGATGCGGGTGTTTCGTTGATTCGAAGTATGGACGTTCTTAGCCGTCAAAATGAAAACCCGAAGTTAAGGCGTGTACTGGTGGAAGTTGGTGAGCGAATCGAGGGTGGTGAAACCCTTTCAAGAGCGCTAGCTCGTTACCCGAAAGCTTTCAGTAACCTCTTTGTAGGTTTGGTTCGTGCTGGTGAAGTCTCAGGAACCCTCGAAGAATCGCTTCAACGTCTTTCACAGTTCCTTGAATCCGATGTGGCTTTACGCCGTAAAGTCAAGGCGGCTATGACTTATCCTGTCATCGTCGTCGTGGTTGCATTGTCGATCGTTATGGGTTTGGTTATGTTCGTCGTGCCAAGTTTCTTCAAGTTGTTCTCTGACCTTGGCATGCGTGAAGAGCAATTCCCAGCGACTACCAAATTTCTAGTTGATCTAAGTCACTTTTTAACCTCAAAATGGTGGGTAGTAATTATTGCGATTATTATCTTCGTTATGGCGTATAAGGCTTTTGCCAACACCACATTTGGTCGGCGTACAGTGGACAGGTTAAAGCTCAAGATGCCTGTCTTTGGCAAGCTGCACCATCGCATCTGTTTAGCGCGATTCTCAAGGACGCTTGGTACTTTGATGGCCGCTGGTGTGCCAATTCTTCAAGCTATGGAAACAGTGGCCGGCATGCTTGGAAACGCTGTTCTTGCGGATGCAATTCTTGAAGCCCGTGCCCGTATCCGTGAAGGCGACCGTATCGGAGTACCGCTCGAAAAAAGCAAAATGTTTCCGCCAATGGTCGTCCACATGATCGGAGTCGGCGAAGAGTCGGGTTCTCTCGACTTTATGTTGCAGAAGATTGCTGATTACTATGAAGCTGAAGTGGAAGCGATGCTTGCCTCGCTGACGGCGGCAATCGAGCCATTACTGATTGTCGTCCTCGGTTTCATGGTCGGCTTCATCGTTATCTCGATGTTCGCGCCGATGCTATCAGTTATCACAGAACTATCGAAGTAA
- a CDS encoding prepilin peptidase has protein sequence MLSAWSLFVPFIFGSVVGSFLNVLVWRLPRHESIVSPPSHCPKCEHRLGPLDLVPLLSILFLRARCRYCKAPFSWRYFVVELVTALLWA, from the coding sequence ATGCTATCAGCTTGGTCGTTGTTTGTGCCGTTTATATTTGGTTCAGTTGTAGGGAGCTTCTTGAACGTTCTGGTTTGGAGGCTTCCTCGGCACGAGTCGATTGTTTCGCCCCCATCGCACTGTCCCAAGTGCGAGCATCGGCTTGGGCCGCTTGATTTAGTGCCGCTCTTGAGCATTTTATTCCTCCGAGCGCGATGCCGTTATTGCAAGGCGCCTTTTAGCTGGCGGTATTTTGTTGTCGAACTTGTCACGGCGTTATTGTGGGC